A stretch of the Longimicrobium sp. genome encodes the following:
- a CDS encoding helix-turn-helix domain-containing protein has translation MPLVLDDYVVESLMPDLVGHDHHPSAFLLYLALWRLTDGGERETVASLRQLAEETGLSRRAVQDAVARLATRQLVEVERGSITDVPTYRLRRPWVR, from the coding sequence ATGCCCCTCGTCCTGGACGACTACGTGGTCGAGTCGCTGATGCCGGACCTGGTCGGCCACGACCATCACCCGTCCGCATTCCTGCTGTATCTGGCCCTCTGGCGGCTGACGGACGGCGGCGAGCGCGAGACGGTGGCCTCGCTGCGGCAGCTGGCGGAGGAGACGGGGCTGTCGCGCCGCGCGGTGCAGGACGCGGTCGCGCGGCTGGCCACGCGGCAGCTGGTGGAGGTGGAGCGCGGCAGCATCACCGACGTCCCCACCTACCGCCTCAGGCGCCCGTGGGTGCGGTGA